In the Malaya genurostris strain Urasoe2022 chromosome 1, Malgen_1.1, whole genome shotgun sequence genome, one interval contains:
- the LOC131425275 gene encoding uncharacterized protein LOC131425275, with amino-acid sequence MTTKGLKSCFTCFRRTDNYLSISKDDGTSGENVEEIFAKHFWFTRTEFHDRIVCTSCWEKIDDFHKFYCEVERIHAPAMMLEVKVEPSDDPAEGTVFLPEVEDCIGGNSTTTTDDIVISGGCKEADETR; translated from the exons ATGACCACAAAGGGGTTGAAAAGTTGCTTCACCTGTTTCCGAAGAACGGACAATTATCTCAGCATTTCCAAGGACGACGGTACCAGCGGAGAAAATGTAGAGGAAATTTTCGCAAAACACTTTTGGTTCACC CGCACCGAGTTCCACGATCGTATAgtttgcaccagttgctgggagaagATTGATGATTTTCACAAGTTCTACTGCGAAGTTGAACGAATTCACGCACCCGCTATGATGCTGGAGGTGAAGGTGGAACCGTCCGACGATCCCGCGGAAGGTACCGTATTCTTGCCGGAAGTTGAAGACTGTATAGGTGGAAACAGTACGACCACAACCGACGACATCGTTATATCCGGCGGATGTAAGGAAGCGGATGAAACAAGGTAG